The Streptomyces kanamyceticus genome window below encodes:
- a CDS encoding Lrp/AsnC family transcriptional regulator codes for MDDIDRSILRELQNDGRLTNQELAQRVGLSASPCMRRVRQLEQDGVIQGYRAVLDPDAVGRGFEVLVSIEVRRDRETVEAFEAALQDVPDVIEAYRLFGSPGCLIRIAVADLTAYERLWIERLTALPGVTEVNSQIIMKRIKHSRGLPVDD; via the coding sequence GTGGACGATATCGATCGCAGTATCTTGCGCGAGCTTCAGAACGACGGCCGACTGACCAATCAGGAACTCGCCCAACGAGTGGGGCTGAGCGCTTCGCCCTGTATGCGCAGAGTGCGACAGCTGGAGCAGGACGGCGTGATCCAGGGGTATCGCGCGGTCCTCGACCCGGACGCGGTGGGCCGCGGCTTCGAGGTGCTGGTCTCCATCGAGGTGCGCAGGGACCGCGAGACGGTCGAGGCGTTCGAGGCGGCGCTGCAGGACGTGCCGGACGTCATCGAGGCGTACCGCCTGTTCGGCAGCCCCGGCTGTCTGATCCGCATCGCGGTCGCCGACCTCACCGCGTACGAACGCCTCTGGATCGAGCGGCTCACCGCGCTGCCCGGGGTCACGGAGGTCAACTCGCAGATCATCATGAAGCGCATCAAGCACTCCCGCGGCCTGCCCGTCGACGACTGA
- a CDS encoding acyl-CoA dehydrogenase family protein: MSALDTLSADERLVVTTVRDFVDEQVRPVVRELEHADTYPEALIEGMKELGVFGLAVPEEFGGTPVSTSCYVLVTEELARGWMSLAGAMGGHTVVAKLLVHYGTEAQRSHWLPRMATGQVRATMALTEPEGGSDLQALRTVARRDGDAYVVDGSKTWITNSRRSQLIALLCKTDQDAEPRHRGISVLLAEHGPGLTVSRDLPKLGYKGVESCELSFDGLRVPADALLGGVEGRGFGQMMKGLETGRLQVAARALGVGRAAFEDALRYAQERESFGVPIWQHQSIGNYLADMATSLSAARQLTLHAAREADAGRRVDMEAGMAKLFASETAMRIALDAVRIHGGHGYSTEFDVERYFRDAPLMLVGEGTNEIQRNVIARQLVARGGLDA; the protein is encoded by the coding sequence GTGAGCGCCCTGGACACGCTGTCCGCCGACGAGCGCCTGGTCGTGACGACCGTACGTGACTTCGTGGACGAGCAAGTCAGGCCGGTCGTCAGGGAGTTGGAGCACGCCGACACCTACCCCGAAGCGCTCATCGAGGGCATGAAGGAGCTCGGCGTCTTCGGGCTCGCCGTCCCCGAGGAGTTCGGCGGCACCCCCGTCTCCACCTCCTGCTACGTCCTGGTCACCGAGGAGCTGGCGCGCGGCTGGATGAGCCTGGCGGGCGCGATGGGCGGCCACACGGTCGTCGCGAAGCTCCTCGTGCACTACGGAACCGAGGCCCAGCGGAGCCACTGGCTGCCCCGCATGGCCACCGGCCAGGTGCGCGCGACCATGGCGCTGACCGAGCCGGAGGGCGGCTCCGACCTCCAGGCGCTGCGCACGGTGGCGCGCCGCGACGGGGACGCGTACGTCGTCGACGGGTCGAAGACGTGGATCACCAACTCCCGACGCTCACAGCTGATCGCGCTGCTCTGCAAGACCGATCAGGACGCCGAGCCCCGGCACCGCGGCATCTCCGTGCTGCTCGCCGAGCACGGCCCTGGCCTCACCGTCTCGCGCGATCTGCCGAAGCTCGGCTACAAGGGCGTGGAGAGCTGCGAGCTGTCCTTCGACGGCCTGCGCGTACCGGCCGACGCGCTCCTCGGCGGCGTCGAGGGCCGGGGGTTCGGGCAGATGATGAAGGGCCTCGAGACGGGTCGCCTCCAGGTCGCCGCACGCGCGCTCGGGGTGGGCCGCGCCGCGTTCGAGGACGCGCTGCGCTACGCCCAGGAGCGCGAGTCGTTCGGCGTGCCGATCTGGCAGCACCAGTCCATCGGCAACTACCTCGCCGACATGGCGACTTCGCTCTCCGCGGCCCGCCAGCTCACCCTGCACGCGGCCCGCGAGGCCGACGCGGGGCGGCGCGTGGACATGGAGGCGGGCATGGCCAAGCTCTTCGCGTCCGAGACGGCGATGCGGATCGCCCTGGACGCGGTGCGCATCCACGGCGGGCACGGCTACTCCACGGAGTTCGACGTCGAACGCTACTTCCGCGACGCTCCGTTGATGCTCGTCGGCGAGGGCACCAACGAGATCCAGCGCAATGTGATCGCGCGTCAGCTCGTCGCGCGCGGCGGCCTGGACGCCTGA
- the aspA gene encoding aspartate ammonia-lyase produces the protein MTAAAPTSAHRREHDLLGDRDVPADAYWGIHSLRATENFPITGIPISVYPHLIEALAAVKEAAARANEELGLLPKAKADAIAAACGEIRQGRLHDQFVVDVIQGGAGTSTNMNANEVVANRALELLGHAKGDHQHLHPNEDVNLSQSTNDVYPTAVKIATIAAAHGLLRAMAVAQDAFAAKALEFRDVLKMGRTQLQDAVPMTLGQEFSAYAVMLDEDRSRLAEAVELIHEINLGATAIGTGLNAPAGYAETARRHLAAITGLPLVTAPNLVEATQDCGAFVQLSGVLKRIAVKLSKSCNDLRLLSSGPRAGLNEINLPPVQAGSSIMPGKVNPVIPEVVNQVAFEVIGNDVTITMAAEAGQLQLNAFEPVILHSLAKSITSLRAACLTLAERCVSGITANTEVLRASVETSIGLVTALNPHIGYTAATEIAREALATGRGVAELVLEKGLLPPERLAELLTPERVAGTGRF, from the coding sequence ATGACTGCCGCCGCGCCGACCAGCGCCCACCGCCGCGAACACGACCTCCTCGGGGACCGTGACGTCCCCGCCGACGCCTACTGGGGCATCCACTCCCTGCGCGCCACGGAGAACTTCCCCATCACGGGCATCCCGATCTCCGTGTACCCGCACCTGATCGAGGCGCTCGCCGCCGTCAAGGAGGCCGCGGCCCGTGCCAACGAGGAGCTCGGCCTGCTCCCCAAGGCCAAGGCCGACGCGATCGCCGCCGCCTGCGGGGAGATCCGGCAGGGGCGGCTGCACGACCAGTTCGTGGTCGACGTCATCCAGGGCGGCGCGGGCACCTCCACGAACATGAACGCCAACGAGGTCGTGGCCAACCGCGCCCTCGAACTGCTCGGCCACGCCAAGGGCGACCACCAGCACCTGCACCCCAACGAGGACGTCAACCTCAGCCAGTCCACCAACGACGTCTACCCGACGGCCGTGAAGATCGCGACGATCGCCGCGGCGCACGGACTGCTCCGCGCCATGGCCGTCGCGCAGGACGCGTTCGCCGCCAAGGCCCTGGAGTTCCGCGACGTCCTGAAGATGGGCCGTACGCAGCTCCAGGACGCGGTGCCCATGACGCTGGGCCAGGAGTTCTCCGCGTACGCCGTGATGCTGGACGAGGACCGCAGCCGCCTGGCGGAGGCGGTGGAGCTGATCCACGAGATCAACCTCGGCGCCACCGCCATCGGCACCGGCCTCAACGCCCCCGCCGGATACGCCGAGACCGCCCGCAGGCACCTCGCCGCCATCACCGGGCTGCCGCTGGTGACCGCCCCGAACCTGGTGGAGGCCACCCAGGACTGCGGCGCGTTCGTGCAGCTCTCCGGCGTCCTCAAGCGCATCGCCGTCAAGCTCTCCAAGAGCTGCAACGACCTGCGGCTGCTCTCCTCGGGGCCGCGCGCCGGGCTCAACGAGATCAACCTGCCGCCGGTGCAGGCGGGTTCGAGCATCATGCCCGGCAAGGTCAACCCGGTCATTCCCGAGGTCGTCAACCAGGTCGCCTTCGAGGTGATCGGCAACGACGTGACCATCACCATGGCCGCGGAGGCCGGACAGCTCCAGCTGAACGCCTTTGAGCCGGTCATCCTGCACTCGCTCGCCAAGAGCATCACCTCGCTGCGGGCCGCGTGCCTGACGCTCGCGGAGCGGTGCGTCTCGGGCATCACCGCCAACACGGAGGTGCTGCGGGCGTCCGTGGAGACCTCCATCGGTCTGGTGACCGCGCTCAATCCGCACATCGGGTACACGGCTGCCACGGAGATCGCTCGGGAGGCTCTTGCCACGGGTAGGGGCGTCGCGGAACTGGTTCTGGAGAAGGGGTTGTTGCCTCCCGAGCGGCTGGCGGAGTTGCTCACTCCTGAGCGGGTGGCAGGCACGGGTCGGTTCTGA
- a CDS encoding lysophospholipid acyltransferase family protein — protein sequence MSPPELLRRYAALTYALTRAAARGDRLAEPRVLRSEARAVLDALGVRLLAGREPLSAPDGAGRGKGTGTLIAANHISWLDVVALLAVEPATVLAKREVGQWPLIGTLARRAGTRFIDRDGRPRELPYTVAALAELLRDGTSVLVFPQATTWCSAAGGRFRRAAFQAAADAGAPVRPVTVEYRQGGVPSTAAAFLGDEDFTASLRRVAGARDLTVRITAHALLGGTDRRALAAAAQRATRSAAVPAPRPVAVHRADARERGGRARGADRVAQWRVGQPPPYEGQLTGEADGGPVGEDEVRHGVTSGKGSGAVVSR from the coding sequence GTGTCACCGCCTGAACTGCTGCGCAGGTACGCCGCGTTGACCTACGCCCTGACCCGGGCGGCGGCGCGCGGCGACCGGCTCGCGGAGCCGCGCGTGCTGCGCTCCGAAGCGCGTGCCGTGCTCGACGCGCTCGGGGTGCGGCTCCTCGCGGGCCGGGAACCGCTGTCCGCTCCGGACGGCGCGGGCAGGGGCAAGGGGACCGGCACGCTGATCGCGGCGAACCACATTTCCTGGCTCGACGTCGTCGCGCTGCTCGCCGTGGAACCGGCTACCGTGCTCGCCAAGCGCGAGGTGGGCCAGTGGCCGCTCATCGGCACCCTGGCCCGGCGTGCGGGCACGCGGTTCATCGACCGGGACGGAAGGCCGCGCGAACTCCCGTACACCGTGGCCGCGTTGGCGGAACTGCTGCGGGATGGCACCTCCGTCCTCGTCTTCCCGCAGGCGACGACGTGGTGCTCCGCGGCGGGCGGCCGGTTCCGGCGCGCGGCGTTCCAGGCGGCGGCCGACGCGGGTGCGCCGGTGCGTCCGGTGACCGTCGAGTACCGCCAGGGCGGCGTGCCGAGCACCGCGGCGGCCTTCCTCGGCGACGAGGACTTCACCGCGTCGCTGCGCCGGGTGGCGGGCGCCCGCGATCTGACGGTGCGGATCACGGCGCACGCCCTGCTCGGCGGCACCGACCGGCGGGCCCTCGCCGCCGCGGCCCAGCGGGCCACCAGGTCAGCGGCGGTTCCTGCACCGCGGCCGGTGGCGGTGCACCGGGCGGACGCACGGGAGCGGGGCGGGCGCGCGCGTGGCGCAGACCGTGTTGCCCAGTGGCGCGTCGGCCAACCGCCGCCATACGAAGGCCAGTTGACGGGCGAAGCGGACGGCGGGCCGGTGGGCGAAGACGAGGTACGTCATGGGGTCACCTCCGGGAAGGGGAGTGGGGCAGTGGTCAGTAGGTGA
- a CDS encoding chitinase — protein MIGRTLRLLGSALALACAAQLPAAAAAPEAPRADTCEVKSKPAGKVLQGYWENWDGASNGVHPPFGWTPINDSRIKQHGYNVINAAFPVIRSDGTVLWEDGMDATVKVSTPAEMCQAKADGATILMSIGGAAAGIDLNSPAVADRFVETIVPILKKYNFDGIDIDIETGLVGSGNINQLSSSQSNLIRIIDGVLAKMPPNFGLTMAPETAYVTGGSVVYGSIWGAYLPIVKKYADNGRLWWLNMQYYNGSMYGCSGDSYSAGTVQGFTKQTDCLNKGLVIQGTTIKVPYDKQVPGLPAQPGAGGGYMAPNLVSQAWNTYGGALKGLMTWSINWDGSKGWTFGDNASRLFRPTA, from the coding sequence GTGATCGGTCGGACGTTACGCCTGCTGGGATCCGCCCTGGCACTGGCCTGTGCCGCACAACTCCCGGCCGCCGCGGCGGCCCCCGAGGCCCCCCGGGCCGACACCTGCGAGGTGAAGTCGAAGCCCGCGGGCAAGGTGCTCCAGGGGTACTGGGAGAACTGGGACGGCGCGTCGAACGGCGTGCACCCGCCGTTCGGCTGGACCCCCATCAACGACAGCCGCATCAAGCAGCACGGCTACAACGTCATCAACGCCGCCTTCCCCGTCATCCGCTCCGACGGCACCGTCCTGTGGGAGGACGGCATGGACGCGACGGTGAAGGTCTCGACGCCCGCCGAGATGTGCCAGGCCAAGGCGGACGGCGCCACCATCCTGATGTCCATCGGCGGCGCGGCGGCCGGGATCGACCTCAACTCCCCCGCCGTCGCCGACCGGTTCGTCGAGACGATCGTGCCGATCCTGAAGAAGTACAACTTCGACGGCATCGACATCGACATCGAGACCGGCCTCGTGGGCAGCGGCAACATCAACCAGCTCTCGTCGTCCCAGTCCAACCTCATCCGCATCATCGACGGCGTGCTGGCGAAGATGCCCCCGAACTTCGGCCTGACCATGGCCCCGGAGACGGCCTACGTCACCGGCGGCAGCGTCGTGTACGGCTCGATCTGGGGCGCGTACCTGCCCATCGTCAAGAAGTACGCCGACAACGGCCGCCTGTGGTGGCTCAACATGCAGTACTACAACGGCAGCATGTACGGCTGCTCCGGCGACTCCTACTCCGCGGGCACCGTCCAGGGCTTCACCAAGCAGACCGACTGCCTCAACAAGGGCCTGGTCATCCAGGGCACCACGATCAAGGTGCCGTACGACAAGCAGGTCCCGGGACTGCCCGCCCAACCGGGCGCGGGCGGCGGCTACATGGCGCCGAACCTGGTCTCCCAGGCGTGGAACACCTACGGCGGCGCCCTCAAGGGCCTGATGACCTGGTCCATCAACTGGGACGGGTCCAAGGGCTGGACGTTCGGGGACAACGCCTCGCGGCTCTTCCGGCCGACCGCCTAG
- a CDS encoding CaiB/BaiF CoA transferase family protein, which yields MPHPLPLAGITVVSLEQAVAAPFATRQLADLGARVIKVERPGGDFARRYDTTVHGQASYFVWLNRSKESLTLDLKSERGREVLEELLTGADVFVQNLAPGAADRLGLGHEALRARHPSLIPCTVSGYGTDGPWADRKAYDLLVQCQTGLLQLTGTPEEAVRAGISVADIAGGMYAYTGILSALFTRATTGRATTVEVSLFDALAEWVSQPAYYTRYGGTQPPRVGARHATVAPYGPFTAADGNDVLLSVQNEREWASLCAEFIGRPELTDDPRFATGADRVAHRDELDAIISARCAGLGSDEMMQLLDRANIANASVNSVHEFLDHPVLTERGRWQDIQVPGTDAPVQALLPPAVLGGVTPRMDPVPAAGEHTEAILRELGRDPDDIARLRAEGVCR from the coding sequence ATGCCCCACCCACTCCCCCTCGCAGGCATCACCGTCGTCAGCCTGGAGCAGGCCGTCGCGGCCCCCTTCGCCACCCGGCAGCTCGCCGACCTCGGCGCCCGCGTCATCAAGGTGGAGCGTCCCGGGGGCGACTTCGCGCGGCGGTACGACACCACGGTGCACGGCCAGGCCAGCTATTTCGTCTGGCTCAACCGCTCCAAGGAATCGCTCACCCTCGACCTCAAGTCGGAGCGCGGCAGGGAGGTCCTCGAGGAACTCCTCACGGGCGCGGACGTGTTCGTGCAGAACCTCGCGCCCGGCGCCGCCGACCGGCTCGGCCTGGGCCACGAGGCGCTGCGGGCCCGCCATCCGTCCCTGATCCCCTGCACCGTCAGCGGCTACGGCACGGACGGACCGTGGGCCGACCGCAAGGCGTACGACCTGCTCGTGCAGTGCCAGACGGGTCTCCTCCAGCTCACCGGAACCCCCGAGGAAGCGGTGCGCGCGGGGATCTCGGTGGCCGACATCGCGGGCGGGATGTACGCGTACACCGGCATCCTGTCGGCCCTGTTCACCCGGGCGACGACCGGGCGCGCGACGACCGTCGAGGTCTCGCTCTTCGACGCGCTCGCCGAGTGGGTGAGCCAGCCCGCCTACTACACGCGGTACGGCGGCACCCAGCCACCGCGCGTGGGGGCCCGGCACGCGACGGTCGCTCCGTACGGCCCGTTCACCGCGGCGGACGGCAACGACGTGCTGCTCTCCGTGCAGAACGAACGCGAATGGGCCTCCCTGTGCGCGGAGTTCATCGGAAGGCCCGAGCTGACGGACGACCCGAGGTTCGCCACGGGCGCCGACCGGGTGGCGCACCGCGACGAGCTCGACGCGATCATCTCCGCACGCTGCGCCGGACTCGGCAGCGACGAGATGATGCAGCTGCTCGACCGCGCCAACATCGCCAACGCGAGCGTCAATTCGGTCCACGAGTTCCTCGACCACCCCGTCCTGACCGAGCGCGGACGCTGGCAGGACATCCAGGTGCCCGGCACGGACGCGCCGGTGCAGGCGCTGCTGCCGCCCGCCGTACTCGGCGGAGTGACCCCGCGCATGGACCCGGTGCCCGCCGCGGGCGAGCACACCGAGGCGATCCTGCGCGAGCTGGGCCGTGACCCGGACGACATCGCACGGCTGCGCGCGGAAGGAGTCTGCCGGTGA
- a CDS encoding GNAT family N-acetyltransferase, translated as MSSTSLVSTATSSYVTSLADTTEQIRAAQRLRHRVFGEEMGATFDTPLSGHEIDAWDDLADHLIVTDTSTGEVVGTYRLFPPGRSERSYSESEFDMRALNALRSSTVEAGRSCVHPDHRSGAVINLMWSALARYVLLSGYRHLAGCASVPLADGGRSASAAWLIGTTKHASPPELRVHPRRPWTPAAAAPDRPSYADLPPLLRGYLRLGAWMCGAPAHDPDFDVADFFVLLDMERLSDRHRRFFLGETVL; from the coding sequence ATGTCCTCGACATCGCTCGTTTCGACGGCCACCAGCTCGTACGTCACCTCCCTCGCGGACACCACCGAACAGATCCGGGCGGCCCAGCGGCTGCGCCACCGGGTCTTCGGCGAGGAGATGGGCGCGACCTTCGACACCCCCCTGTCCGGTCACGAGATCGACGCCTGGGACGACCTCGCCGACCATCTGATCGTCACCGACACCTCGACCGGCGAGGTCGTCGGCACCTACCGGCTCTTTCCCCCGGGCCGGTCCGAACGCTCCTACTCCGAGAGCGAGTTCGACATGCGGGCGCTGAACGCCCTGCGTTCCTCCACCGTCGAGGCGGGCCGGTCCTGCGTCCACCCGGACCACCGCTCGGGCGCCGTCATCAACCTCATGTGGTCGGCGCTGGCCCGCTACGTCCTGCTGTCCGGCTACCGCCACCTGGCGGGCTGTGCCTCCGTGCCGCTCGCGGACGGCGGCCGCTCGGCGTCCGCCGCCTGGCTCATCGGCACCACCAAGCACGCCTCGCCGCCGGAACTCCGGGTCCACCCGCGACGGCCCTGGACCCCGGCCGCCGCCGCGCCCGACCGCCCCTCCTACGCCGATCTGCCGCCGCTCCTGCGCGGCTACCTCCGCCTCGGCGCGTGGATGTGCGGCGCGCCCGCCCACGACCCCGACTTCGACGTCGCGGACTTCTTCGTCCTGCTCGACATGGAACGGCTCAGCGACCGCCACCGCCGCTTCTTCCTCGGGGAGACGGTCCTGTGA
- a CDS encoding SDR family oxidoreductase has protein sequence MSDDGQDTADGGGDGGSAPPLRCLVTGATGYIGGRLVPELLAAGHQVRCLARSPDKLRDQPWSSRVETVRGDVTDAESVGAALRDIDVAYYLVHALGTGRGFERTDREAARIFAARARAAGVRRIVYLGGLTPAGVPARDLSPHLRSRAEVGEIFLDSPVPATVLRAAVIIGSGSASFEILRYLTERLPVMVTPSWVRTRIQPIAVRDVLRYLVGSARMPDDVNRAFDIGGPDVLTYRDMMRGYAAVAGLPRRLIVPVPILTPGLSSHWIGLITPVPRSIARPLAQSLSHEVVCEEHDIARHVPDPPGTPIGFDQAVSLALRRIQQAEVVTRWSSAAVPGAPSDPLPTDPDWAGGSLYTDCREQRVDASPEQLWRVVESIGGEHGWYSFPLAWAVRGWLDRLVGGVGLRRGRRDAQRLRVGDSLDFWRVEEIERGRLLRLRAEMRLPGLAWLELRVEEDGKGGARYRQRALFHPHGLLGQAYWWGVSPFHAVVFGGMARNIGRAAEATGRPADG, from the coding sequence ATGAGCGACGACGGCCAAGACACCGCGGACGGCGGCGGCGACGGCGGTTCCGCACCGCCCCTGCGCTGTCTGGTGACGGGCGCGACCGGCTACATCGGCGGCCGCCTGGTGCCCGAGCTGCTCGCCGCGGGACACCAGGTGCGCTGCCTCGCGCGCTCCCCCGACAAGCTGCGCGACCAGCCCTGGTCGAGCCGGGTGGAGACGGTGCGGGGCGATGTCACCGACGCCGAGTCCGTCGGCGCGGCCCTGCGGGACATCGACGTGGCCTACTACCTCGTACACGCCCTCGGCACCGGACGCGGCTTCGAGCGCACGGACCGCGAGGCCGCCAGGATCTTCGCGGCGCGGGCCCGCGCCGCGGGCGTGCGGCGCATCGTCTATCTGGGCGGTCTGACACCGGCAGGCGTCCCGGCCCGCGACCTGTCGCCGCACCTGCGCTCGCGCGCCGAGGTCGGCGAGATCTTCCTGGACTCCCCGGTGCCCGCCACGGTGCTGCGGGCCGCCGTCATCATCGGCTCCGGCTCCGCGTCGTTCGAGATCCTGCGCTACCTCACCGAACGGCTGCCCGTGATGGTCACCCCGAGCTGGGTGCGGACCCGGATCCAGCCCATCGCCGTGCGGGACGTGCTGCGCTATCTGGTGGGCAGCGCGCGGATGCCCGACGACGTGAACCGCGCGTTCGACATCGGCGGGCCCGACGTCCTCACGTACCGCGACATGATGCGCGGGTACGCCGCCGTCGCCGGTCTTCCGCGCCGCCTGATCGTGCCGGTGCCGATCCTGACGCCAGGACTCTCCAGCCACTGGATCGGTCTGATCACTCCCGTGCCGCGGTCCATCGCCAGACCGCTGGCACAGTCGCTGAGCCACGAGGTGGTCTGCGAGGAGCACGACATCGCCCGTCACGTGCCCGATCCGCCGGGCACGCCGATCGGCTTCGACCAGGCGGTGTCGCTCGCGCTGCGGCGGATCCAGCAGGCCGAGGTCGTCACGCGCTGGTCATCGGCGGCGGTGCCCGGCGCGCCCAGCGATCCGCTGCCCACCGACCCGGACTGGGCGGGCGGCAGCCTCTACACCGACTGCCGCGAGCAGCGCGTCGACGCCTCGCCCGAGCAACTGTGGCGGGTGGTCGAGAGCATCGGCGGCGAACACGGCTGGTACTCCTTCCCGCTGGCCTGGGCCGTGCGCGGCTGGCTGGACCGGCTGGTGGGCGGCGTCGGGCTGCGCCGCGGCCGCCGTGACGCCCAACGGCTGCGCGTGGGCGACTCGTTGGACTTCTGGCGGGTGGAGGAGATCGAGCGGGGACGGCTCCTGCGGCTGCGCGCGGAGATGCGGCTGCCCGGCCTCGCGTGGCTCGAACTCCGGGTGGAGGAGGACGGGAAGGGCGGGGCCCGGTACCGGCAGCGGGCGCTCTTCCATCCGCACGGCCTGCTCGGGCAGGCCTACTGGTGGGGCGTATCGCCCTTCCACGCCGTCGTGTTCGGCGGGATGGCCCGCAACATCGGCCGTGCGGCCGAGGCGACGGGCCGTCCCGCGGACGGCTAG
- a CDS encoding asparaginase, which produces MAAVDAQARRIVVISTGGTIASRWQGTGFAADAPGREVLATASIPGGITSEVIDLFNVNSPRLTSAQQLTLLHTVHEVLADPGVDGIVVTHGTDTLEESAFLLDLHHHDPRPVVFTGAQKPLGAENGDGPGNLYDALLTAATVRGLGVLVVFDGKVHAARGTVKTQTVAADAFADPSGPRVANVGFGKVSVLHRPVRPEPMPLPAVVNSGSLPRIDMVMHHVDADPLFLEAAVEAGAQGIVLVATGAGNATPEFVAAVAAAIDRGVLVALTTRVAAGPVTEIYTHGGAVDLSAAGAILTGTLRAGQARSALLAVLLGESGQEARAKELRRVLGTAAGGVTAEGRAA; this is translated from the coding sequence GTGGCAGCAGTGGACGCGCAGGCACGCCGGATCGTCGTCATCAGCACCGGCGGGACGATAGCCAGCAGGTGGCAGGGCACCGGCTTCGCGGCCGACGCCCCGGGCCGCGAGGTGCTCGCCACGGCCTCGATACCCGGCGGCATCACCTCCGAGGTCATCGACCTCTTCAACGTGAACAGCCCGCGCCTCACCTCCGCGCAGCAGCTCACCCTGCTGCACACGGTGCACGAGGTGCTCGCCGACCCCGGCGTCGACGGCATCGTCGTCACCCACGGCACGGACACCCTGGAAGAGTCCGCCTTCCTGCTCGACCTGCACCACCACGACCCCCGCCCGGTGGTCTTCACCGGGGCCCAGAAGCCGCTCGGCGCCGAGAACGGCGACGGGCCCGGCAATCTGTACGACGCGCTGCTCACCGCCGCCACCGTGCGCGGCCTCGGCGTCCTTGTCGTCTTCGACGGCAAGGTGCACGCCGCCCGCGGCACCGTGAAGACGCAGACCGTGGCGGCCGACGCCTTCGCCGACCCGTCCGGGCCGCGCGTCGCCAACGTCGGCTTCGGCAAGGTCTCCGTACTGCACCGCCCGGTGCGCCCCGAGCCGATGCCGCTGCCCGCCGTGGTCAACAGCGGATCCCTGCCGCGCATCGACATGGTCATGCACCACGTCGACGCCGACCCGCTGTTCCTGGAGGCCGCAGTCGAGGCGGGGGCCCAGGGCATCGTCCTGGTCGCCACGGGCGCGGGCAACGCGACGCCCGAGTTCGTCGCGGCGGTCGCCGCCGCCATCGACCGGGGCGTTCTCGTCGCCCTCACCACCCGCGTCGCCGCGGGCCCCGTCACCGAGATCTACACGCACGGCGGGGCGGTCGACCTCTCGGCCGCCGGAGCGATCCTCACCGGAACCCTGCGCGCGGGCCAGGCCCGCTCCGCGCTCCTCGCCGTCCTGCTCGGCGAAAGCGGACAGGAGGCGCGCGCCAAGGAGCTGCGCCGTGTCCTCGGCACCGCCGCGGGCGGCGTCACCGCGGAGGGGCGGGCGGCCTAG
- a CDS encoding YbaK/EbsC family protein — protein MRAPLGDFDVVHPAPDVLDLLVAPVAAAVRAWAGPVRAEELVHVDTDPRWADTATFLEHYGPELLGQSANCVVVAGKRGGETTLAACLVLSGTRVDVNGAVRRQLGARKASFAPMETATGETGMEYGGITPIGLPAAWPVLVDPAVADLPYVLVGSGSRRGKLIVPGKVFAGLPNAVVVEGLGVA, from the coding sequence ATGCGCGCTCCCCTCGGTGACTTCGACGTCGTCCACCCCGCCCCCGACGTGCTCGACCTGCTTGTCGCACCCGTCGCCGCGGCGGTCCGGGCCTGGGCGGGTCCGGTGCGGGCCGAGGAGCTGGTGCACGTCGACACCGACCCGCGGTGGGCCGACACCGCCACCTTCCTGGAGCACTACGGCCCCGAACTGCTCGGCCAGTCCGCCAACTGCGTCGTCGTCGCGGGCAAGCGGGGCGGCGAGACCACGCTCGCCGCGTGCCTCGTCCTGTCCGGCACGCGCGTGGACGTGAACGGCGCCGTGCGCCGCCAACTCGGCGCCCGCAAGGCGTCGTTCGCGCCGATGGAGACGGCCACGGGCGAGACCGGCATGGAGTACGGCGGCATCACGCCGATCGGACTGCCCGCCGCGTGGCCCGTGCTCGTCGATCCGGCCGTCGCCGATCTGCCGTACGTCCTGGTGGGCAGCGGCAGCCGACGCGGCAAGCTGATCGTGCCGGGCAAGGTGTTCGCCGGGCTGCCGAACGCGGTCGTCGTCGAAGGGCTCGGCGTCGCCTGA